In the genome of uncultured Bacteroides sp., one region contains:
- a CDS encoding DsrE family protein — translation MNKINILWTTDNKDTVFNMLSMYVINSKRRDWWQEVNVIIWGASVKLVGNDTQVQTEVLEMLGQGVHVEACKDCCDKFGVTDTLTKLGVDVRYMGEPLTGYLKSGETILTI, via the coding sequence TAAAATTAATATTCTTTGGACAACAGACAATAAGGATACCGTGTTTAATATGTTATCTATGTATGTTATCAACTCAAAGAGAAGGGATTGGTGGCAGGAAGTCAATGTTATTATCTGGGGAGCCTCTGTAAAATTAGTAGGTAATGATACTCAGGTGCAAACTGAAGTACTTGAAATGCTAGGGCAGGGAGTGCATGTTGAAGCTTGTAAAGACTGCTGTGACAAGTTTGGAGTTACAGACACATTAACAAAACTAGGAGTAGATGTTCGGTATATGGGTGAACCTTTAACTGGTTATTTAAAAAGTGGTGAAACGATTCTGACGATATAA